Proteins from a single region of Enoplosus armatus isolate fEnoArm2 chromosome 6, fEnoArm2.hap1, whole genome shotgun sequence:
- the LOC139286840 gene encoding monoacylglycerol lipase ABHD2-like yields MTTLEDGDMRTFGTELPAMFDGMKLAAVAAVLYIIVRCLNLKSPTAAPEIIYQDTPLSRYLLKSCPMLTKEYIPPLLWGKSGHLQTALYGKMGRVNTPTPCGVRKFLPMQDGATATFDLFEPLGDHSTGDDITMVICPGIGNHSEKNYIRTFVDHSQRQGYRCAVLNHLGALPNMELTSPRMFTYGCTWEFAAMVGYIKRAFPQTMLVAVGFSLGGNIVCKFLGENRSNQDRVLCCVTVCQGYNALSAQETFLQWDQCRRLYNFVLAGNMKKLILSHRSSLLDMNSSHIGDADLSRLYTATSLMQIDDSIMRKFHGYSSLKEYYEKESCVHYIHNVTVPLLLVNSSDDPLIHQSLLAIPRALAEKMPNVIFALTQHGGHLGFFEGAVLFPQPLTWMDKVIVDYTDAICHWEKDRPACLRSSRQDGSSCLQGRGATLSG; encoded by the exons ATGACCACCCTCGAGGACGGGGACATGCGCACCTTCGGCACGGAGCTGCCTGCCATGTTTGATGGCATGAAGCTGGCAGCGGTGGCAGCTGTCCTCTACATCATTGTCCGCTGTCTGAACCTGAAGAGTCCCACTGCAGCGCCAGAGATCATCTACCAGGACACGCCGCTCAGCCGCTACCTGCTCAAATCCTGCCCGATGCTGACCAAAGA ATACATTCCTCCGCTGCTGTGGGGTAAGAGCGGTCATCTCCAGACGGCCCTGTATGGAAAGATGGGACGCGTCAACACTCCAACGCCCTGCGGCGTCCGCAAGTTCCTCCCAATGCAGGACGGGGCCACagcgacctttgacctctttgaACCGCTTGGAGACCACAGCACAGGAG ATGACATTACCATGGTAATCTGCCCTGGGATCGGTAACCATAGCGAGAAGAACTACATTCGGACCTTTGTGGATCACTCCCAGCGGCAGGGTTACCGCTGTGCCGTCCTCAACCACCTGGGAGCCCTGCCCAACATGGAGCTCACCTCGCCGCGCATGTTCACCTACG GTTGTACCTGGGAGTTTGCGGCCATGGTGGGCTACATCAAACGAGCTTTTCCCCAGACGATGCTGGTGGCTGTGGGCTTCAGTCTGGGGGGAAACATCGTCTGTAAGTTCCTGGGGGAGAACAGGTCGAACCAGGACCGAGTGCTCTGCTGTGTCACCGTCTGTCAGGGTTACAACGCCCTCAG TGCCCAGGAAACATTCCTTCAGTGGGATCAGTGTCGGAGGCTCTACAACTTTGTGTTGGCGGGCAACATGAAGAAGCTCATCCTGTCACACAG GAGCAGTTTGCTTGACATGAACTCCAGCCACATCGGTGACGCAGACCTCAGCAGACTGTACACAGCCACGTCTCTGATGCAGATCGATGACAGCATTATGAG AAAATTTCACGGCTACAGTTCCTTGAAGGAGTACTACGAGAAGGAGAGCTGCGTGCACTACATCCACAAC GTCACTGTGCCCCTCCTGCTGGTAAACTCCTCAGACGACCCGCTAATTCATCAGTCACTGCTGGCTATCCCACGCGCCCTCGCAG AAAAGATGCCCAATGTGATATTTGCCCTGACCCAACACGGAGGCCACCTGGGCTTCTTTGAGGGAGCCGTGCTGTTCCCTCAGCCCCTCACCTGGATGGACAAGGTCATAGTGGATTACACCGACGCCATCTGCCACTGGGAGAAGGACCGGCCGGCCTGTCTGAGGAGCAGCCGCCAGGACGGGAGCTCCTGCCTGCAGGGCCGAGGGGCAACGCTCAGTGGgtaa